gggtattatcaatgtgacccgtttaaaaatttgttttgttggctttacgcctttgggggcttaatgaccatgtcccggatatccttggcagcattttacgaaatggccacgaccttgacatccgggtgtaggcgtacacccgacattatgtccataattataaaagtatagccgttggttttcccaccacggttttatgctatgtggtgtgtctattaaactttaacccggcacgacccgggcgaccgaacggatagcaaacatgtaattctttacaagatttaattataaattatcccaagttataaagagtttgtgccttgtgcatttaaaccaattttattaaacattttacaaaagtgtcagttgaatgtatttaccagtgtaaactgacgtattttcccaaaaagactaaatgcaggtactatgcgtaattggctgggatttctccttagcatcattagaagtctcgcaagcttaagatgcctgaagtctgttgaacaatactttattattactATTTGATCCACTGTGgatttttatttcaacaatggtgatactttgatattacatttaacgttgaaatatatttatctttatgcttccgctgtgcattcatataattgtgtggtttgactatattgttgccaactacgtcacggtaatcccccaccgggcccaccggtgagacacgtggaaatcggggtgtgacatgcaaACACATCTATGTTGTGGAGAAGCAACTCCTTCAGGGCACTCTTGCATTTGTCACTTAAGTGGCTTCCCACTTTGACCGTTTGTTCTTGGAACCTGTCGCAAAGGACCCACTCTTCTACTCTCTTCTTCTGGGGTTTCTCGGGTGCTTCTTCTTTGGATACAGAAGAAATTACCTCATAGGCGGATTTAACCCAGGCTAAGCCCTTCGGTGTCTGAAATACTAGAGCTCCGTGGGGGGTGGATGCCTGTGCCTGTAAATCTCCAATCCCAGGTCTTCCTAAAATCGCGTTGTACTTTGAGGGTGCACGGACCATTGTGAAGGTCAGGTTTATCGTTCGGACCCGGTCCCCTACCCCAACTGTGAATGGGAGCCTGATCTTTCCCAGGGGGTGGGACACACTGTTGTTGAACCCCACCAAGGGGATGGAGTCTTCTTCCAGCCGATCTCTTACATCCCTGTCGAATCTTAGGAAACAATGCTCGTATATCACTTCGACACCAGACCCCCCATCCACATGTATTCGGGATACCTTGTGGCCAGCTATTATGGCTGAGATATTTAGGGGTAGTCGTTGCACTTCACTCTCTTCCAGGTGTGGCATGAGGATGGGAGCCTTCATGCAGTCTGGGGAGCCTAGGATCCTGGCCTTTACACTCCGGGTGGTATCGAACTCGTTCCTCCTCCTAATCATATCAACATCTGCCCTCCCCGGCTCCCTTGCATCCCTTCCCTTGCGATCCCCTCCCCCCTCCTTAATTTCCTTAACTAAGTGGGCCAGCCTCCCTGTTTTTACTGCGGATTCTATCTCTCTTTTCAGGTACATGCAGTCATCAATTTTGTGCCCAAAACCTTTGTGAAAATCACAGTACTCGTTTAGTTGTGCCTTTGGCCCGGGTTTTATGGGTGGTGGCATCGGGAAGGAGTTCTTTACCCTTTCCGTGGCCAGTATCTCACTCGGTGTCTTTGTGAGGGGGGTGAAATTATCAGAGTACAAAGGGGGACCCCTCCCTCGGGGTCTGTATGGGGAGTACGAGGGTCTCGCTCTGTCATGCATCATTCTATCAAAAGCAGGTTTTCGAGAGTAAGGTGTACCTTTGTCAGGGGGCTTTTTGGTTGGGGTGATCCTCCGGGGTGTGACATCCGTCTCCTTGGCTTTACTAGCCGTATCTTTCCCTCTGACAAAGGCCCTGACCCTGTCCATGAGATTGTCAAATGAGTGGGGAAATTCCTCCCCCAGTTTTTCACACAGCTGTGCATGCTTTAGCCCGTTTATGAAGCTGCTGATCTTCATGACCTCTGGGATGTCTTTGATGTTAATGCTTCCCTTGACGAACCTCTCCATATACTGGTCTATTCGCTCATTGCCCCTCTGTCTTATGTGGAGGATCTCATTTGTATTCTTGACCACTTTTCTCTGCTGGCCAAAGTTCCGGAGGAACTTCTCGCTTAATTCTTCATAACTGTCAATTCCCCCCAGAGGGAGGCTGTCAAACCAGAGCCGGGCTCCCTCTGTCAGGGTTTGTACAAACATGTGGCACCACACAGGCATGGACCATCGCCCCAGTTGCCCCGCTCCCCTGAAGGCATGAAGATGATCTTCGGGGTCTCTTGTTCCGTCATAGCGGTCAAAATTTGGGGGTAATTTTGTTTTGGGGGGCATTGGTGCTTCTGCAATTCTTCGTGTGAACTTTGAGACCTCAGCTAAGTCCCGTGGTAAGTAGGGTTGGTCCAGGCCGTCATCACTTTGATTATCCTTCTCCTTCCCTTTTTCCTTCGGTTTCTTTCCTGTAATGAGGTCCTCCCTTTCTTCTGAAGACATTTGTCTGAGGGCGGTCATGAATGTTTCCAGTGGGTCACCGTTGTTGTTCTTGTTCTGAAGATTTGCTCCTTCTTGGCTGGAGGGTGTATCAAATGAAAGTCTAGCACTAAGGCTGTCAAGTTTTTCTTGTCTCTTTAAATCTTCAAGACATTTTGTCAGCTTCTCTCTATGCATGGCTACAAAATCTGGAGTGATCTGCTCCGTTCTTTCTGGGTTTTCCACCTGGTTCTCGTTGCCTTCTTCATAGGTTATGTCCTCCACAGTGACCCTGTCCAGATCATTTTGTGCCGTTTGGGTGATACGCGAGTTTGGTGGAGTTGCCATGTCGTCGTTGGTGAGATAGGCTGCTCTTAACGTCGGATTTTGATGTGGGAATACCGGACAAGCTGATGTCCCACGGATGGCAccaatgtcgaatacccaacTCACGGATGACGTTAGATGGATCTTCGTTGACGTCAAGAGCCTTTATCTCCGTCTCTACAAAAGAACAAACCATTAGCCTCGCCACGGGGGACCCCGgaggggggatccgtgaccaagctccggcgtgagagtaagtaaacttgccggaaagATAAAGGAGTTTATTTTGATGAGTGAGTAACCGGAGTGTTTCCTCGTAGGTGTGAATCAAGTGAACGGAATGCATGTGTGCAATAAATAAGAATGTTGGTCGGAATAAGTGTGGGAGTAATAAATGAGGGTGAAGTAAATGAGATAACTCCGGAGATCATACCTGCCTTTGCTACCGTCTTCCTTCTTATACAAGCCCCAGGCCTTATTGTATGTGCAAGATATTCGTTGAGATAATCCAACGTGTTTAGGAAGACCTCGaggggctcagacacgtgtctgacccctaACGGTTAGATCAATAGCGGTATTTAATGTTTCAGAATGAGAAGTACAATGCCAGCCGTGATGCTCTTCTTATGAGTCATTAATGGACGCCTGCATGTTCTGATTCTTCTTTTCCCGCTCATCTTATGCATGAGAAACCTTAATGGGCAAGTTAGGCTCTGGTTGGGCCCGTACTTCTGTTGGGCCTGCCCATAGACAGCCCAAAACGGGTAGAAATGGGGTTCCCCATTGGCCCGTCGTCACCTATATGCACCGCTAAATACAGTATATTGGGTTTAGCCTTAGGTATTCAAACGGCCTAAAGTTATTTGTTAAAGGAATTACATGAAAGGGATATGGATTCGCTTTGCAAGTCTTATTGATGATGTTTGTTTATTGATAATATTCTGATTGGaaaagtagtttttttttttttattttttttctaattcATTTATAATTACTTATTATTATTAAGTGTTTAAGGACGATATAAGCGTGTCATTTGGGTCACTTTTATGCATCTCGATCCATCCTTATTTTCCAAGGCATGTTTCAAGTGCTAATATAAAGAGTACATAGCGAGGGCTACTTATCCTAAACAATAACCCTAATTCTCATTGTTTTCTTCTATAGTTTTTATgtctcgttttttttttttttttttttttttttttttttttttttttaaattacaatgGATCCTTCAATTACAATTCTAAAATGGTTTGACAAGACTAAAACAAACTTTATTAGATAGACCAAAGTAATGTCACACGAAAAGAGAAGATGAAGGCATTGTTAGGTGCACTTAACTTATGGTGAGAAAGCACCGCCAATTACCTTATGACTAAAAATTAACAAAGGCAACATAATCCAAATGATATGTTACACTAAATCCACATTAAGGAAGGGAATGGGAGTTCTTGCTTAAATCCTCTAGTTTAGTAGTTAAATTgtagattcatcatcatcatcatattcaataaatctcacaaatagcaaagtaaaggtagggtctgaggaaaGTAAGACGTAAACAACCTTACCTTTACCCAGTAGAAATAGAGAGGCTTCTTCCAGTGAGACCCCAGCTTGATAGTAGTTTTGCTTCAAGCCTTgaacataaggcacataacactcagcaatcgggacaaagaccgattagtgcatgtacccttttgtctttcagctatcaatgccaccacatgatgcatgattaatcgttctcagcttttaacgttattttcacgaaattagtaaaataacgttaaaattataGATTCAACAGGAGTGATTTCATCATCCCTTTTGTAAGATTTCTAGTCCCTCGTTTGGGTTTTGTAATCCAAACACTCAAAATCCATTCTAAGGGTTAAGTGTGACATTCCATAATTCAGAAACACTATATCTATGATTCCAATTAATCAATATACAAATACTTATTTATTAAATCAAAAAATGTGTTCATGTGTGTCTAGTGAAATTTGTCAAAGTTAATATGTTGTGGGGTTTTATGAATGATTAAGAGTGTCATTATGTTAGACGAAAATGAAAAAGTTAATGGCTTGTCAAAAGGTAATTTTAAGTGAGGTCTGCCAATTTTGTCAAACTCAAGCTTAAATCATAAATCACAAACCTTTTTCTTCAAGAAATCAAATTACATTAGGGGGTAGACATTTTGTTTGCTATAACTACTAGAAGGTCTAAAAGCATGCCTTAAatattaaatttatagttttttttttctgtctTAAACATTTTCAACGTTTGATTTGAAGTAAATTTTTATTTTACTCCATGAGGTTTAACTAAAATtatcattttagttcaaatagtttttttcttgccattttagttcagaaaaaaaaaactatttggaatAAAATGACAAGAAAAAAGCTATTTGGATTTAAGTGACAATTTTGATCAAACCTCatggattaaaatggcaatttactctctGATTTGGATTAGATTCGTTAACGTAAAGTCCAATTAATAGTTAGTGTTGGGATtaaaccctatcagaggaacagataattagagccaaaactggatcaggtcagtggatccagaataagcagatgttatgcatacaagtctctccccttgaaagtgatttcaacatctgctgacctcctatctactgatcatacaaactgctgacctacaactgctgatctaGTCAAAggctgatgaagaactaaagccctgctgcccaatttactgccttgagtcaagcactgctgatcatgacaagtactgctgggttcacagcagtggaaggatgcagcagtagttttgtttactttatgtaatgtattgtaatatcagtagttagcatagcagaggttgtatagatcagaggttagagtttgttagaatgttagatgtcactttcatggtgacgtcagcttagatgcttcagtggtttgcttgtgcctataaatagaacagtgctctgtactgttctattagctcttccaccatcttcttcctgcacaaacaaatactgtgagctcaggctgagggggagtttgtattcATTCATGCAtcgtaatcgttattgaaataaattcaatctttcggttctttgttgaaaatgtttgattaaagcaattctcctgtttgattgtgtacaaagtttgtttccattataattccgctgcacaactcattcatcttcatctttattCAAAcgtaaaatacaatcaaaatcaaactcagatcctaacagttaGATACCTAAATTATCTTATAGAGGATAATACTAATGTGAAAAAGAATGTATGAACCAATAATAAATACATTTTGAATGATTATAGGTAACCTATAGAAATAACTTAAGATTtgaaactaaactaaggatataAGGATATAATTGTACAATAATTGTGTTTTATGGTTTTTTATATAACATACTAATACAGTAGTACTTAAGAACTGGaaccattaaaaaaaaaacttaagaaCTGGCGTGATATAGTGTGACAATGCTATAGATAGGTGTATCATATATGCACATCGGAGCGACTCAATCCTAATTTCGGGTATTCTAAAAATTGTTTTAATATAACAATCATTCCATTCCAATGACGGACCTACCCTTTGGCCAGgatgggcggccgcaccccttaaaaaaaattagtgtatattttaggcaaaaaaaatctgaccgcaccccttgaaaatatggttgaacacctcatcTGCACCCCTAGCAAATAATTTATGGGTCCGCCACTGTTCCATTCATCTACGTTTGTtgacaataacaaaataaatagTAACAAATTAAACAACGTAACATGTGTGTACAAATTGTGAAAAACTTATTTGTAATAAATTTCCTTTAGTAATACAAAAGATTAAAATGTTTAAAAGTTTGTAACAAATTTCCTTTAGTAATAAAAAAGATTaattaaaatgtttaaaaaaattacaaCAATAGTCTTCCATCTAGATTGTTTATTCAAGAAAAGTGGTGTTAAATAATATGCTATTAAAATAAAAGAAAGTAGTGTTAATTAATATGTCTATTAAAATAAAGACGTATTTTTAAAAGAGGTTCTTCAACTCGAGCTTTGCAACTAATGTGACAATGTGTCTTTCATATTTAATCAagataaataaattaaaaaaaccgTTGCTTTTTACAATACATGGTATAGCCGACCCTACATGGTCAAATACATTGCAGTCTACAGATGCTctaagactagtgggtatggtTTGGCTCATCCCCACGGGGATGAGCCTCCACGTAGACGCCACGTAGACGGCTCGTGGAGGATGAGCCAAATGAGGGATGGAgggggatggaggatggggccccaccttattattttataattttctattatttaatttaataaccaaggtaataaaaactttataaaatttaaaaaacaccacataaaacaacataaataatttcattccataaaaaaaaaattacattccctaaaaaaaaaaagaaaccgaaaataaaaaaaaaactactactcgattggttgtttcctaaaaaaaaaactactacCCGATTGGTtgtttcttaaaaaaaaactacTCGTTACTCCCGCTTGGAGGCGAAAGGTAAATTTGGTTATAAATTTGATTAAAGGCGTTGACGACCTTGATCATTTTTCGCCACTTGCCCGAGACGGATTCGACATCACGAGCCTCCCCATGCTCCATAATCGCGTTAAACCTATCCGTTGTCTTCTTCCAAAAACTACTACCcgattggttgtttcctaaaatttaaaaaatagtgcattagtaaaaaaaaaaattaaatttcataaaaaaaatagcaaaccgaaaataaaaataaaaaaaattataccgaCTATCGGGCAAGTAGAGGCCTTAGCATACGCCATAGCTAGCGCCTCCTCTTCTACTTTCGTCCATTGCCTCCCCTTTGCTCTCGGTTTTTGCGCGGTTTCGGGTTCAACCATCTTTCCCTTCCCCTTCTTTTTTTTGCGCGTGAGCTCTTGCGGTGGTGATTCGGGGacgacttcttcatcatcatcttcaggTTGAACCGGGGGTTGCGATTGCGATTGGAGTTGTTCAAACGTGTTGCGTTGCATGATTTGTTGGAGCGCTTGATATTGTTGAACTTGTTGTAGTTGAGACATTTGTGAGAAGGCGTTGGGTGtttgttggaaacccgaaaacgGAAATTGCGAAGCCCCCCACGAAGGATCCATAGTCGGAGTGTAAGCGGGACTCGAAAAAAAATTAGGTTGGTTCGGATTGGGATTattcgggttggggttgtttgggttggggttgtttgggttgaatggattcatgtttgggagagaatggtataaaaaatatagagtatttttataaaaaaggaTGAGAAATGGAGAAGAATGGGAGTAGAATGAGAGAAAATGGTATAAAAATGGATTGGGATTATGGTATTTATTTAAAAggaaattgaattttttttttttatataaaatgccGTTGGATAACGGCTACTTTTTTGAATTGAGGCTCGGCCCACCCGGCGGTGGGTGGCCGTTTGAGCTGAAAGCCGGaccaggggggcggtgtgggggtccggcgccgggccaagccggcccccataccttctagtctaagTGATGAATTCGATGAATAGTATGAATTTTGTAACAAATATCGTTGGGAGGGCATGAAATTAGGCATGAAGTGTCAAGTGACAGCCACATTAGTAAGAAGGCATGGTAAAAAAACACGGAGTGGTAGCAGTATGAAagttgtgttttaaaaaaaaataaacaacaaaTTAAAATCAACCCAAAATCCACCAACCAATGAAAAGCCGTCACTTATAAGACCCCGCGCCGGTGAAGATTTCCTCGCCCCACACACCACGCGCCCTCCACGCCACACGCGAGCCGATGTGCCTGACGTGGAGAGGCTTCCACGCCACAAATCCATACCCACTCCATGTGGTCTAAGTAGTTAAAATAGGTTTGGGACAAACACATAATTATTAACACATATTTTGGTTAACACATATTTCAATTTTCATGATTGGGAATTTGttgggtttgattttgggttAAACAAAAATCAAACGATATTTCAGTTTTTTCAAATAAAATTTGTTAGGGTTTATCACTTTAGAGAATTGATTTACGGTTTAATATCAGTTTATTTTCTAGTTTTCATTAGTTTTTCTATCGTTTTGACTAGTTTTATAGATTGGGTAGTACACTAACTAGCGTTAGTGTGAATTTATGGATGACACAAAGCTATAATGGAATTTTGGGTTTTAGTTAACTTTAACGAGTTTATATATGGGTTAAACTTGCGAACATGTTTAGCTAAGTGGATGATGGTCTTAGACCAAACTGAGAATCCACATGTTGACCGATttcttataaatattttctagTGGTATTTTATGGATAATTTAATCGTCTACATAACTTATGGAAATTTTTTGGAGTTATCAAATATATGATGTTGGGATTTGCAATTTAAGCGCAAACATATTTTATAGAGATTTGTATTTGGATGTAAACTTATAACTTtacaataataatatataaaaatgacAAATTCTTAGGTTAAATGGGCGTGTCCTTGTCAGACATATAGAAACGCAGGCCTTGTTTAGATTCATGTGTCTAATACGATTTTTAAATTTGTCTAAATCATATGGGTTACTATCAAGTTGTATCTAGATATCCTATTAACATGACACATCTAATACTCTATTAAAGAGACTAAACCATCACTCTTAATCGTAAAGAAACCAGTCACATGTCTTAACATAATTATTAGAGTATAATCGGTCCCTTCAAACATTTTAGCTATAATCTTGATTTGTCTAAGTAAGAAAAAAATAAAGTCATTATACTCACTGTCGGGTTTTCCACATATATATGAGTATTTAAAACCTAACGTATGACATGATGACAGTTATAGATTTCAAGAAAAAGTTATtaattttttatctttttattaaaGAAGTTTAACATAACAATCATCTTTTTTTATCTATCTTTGatagtaataaaaaataatagtttATAATTAATGAATTTAAACCAATAGGTTTAGTCATAATTGCTTgttcttttcaaaatgagtttttttttttt
This genomic stretch from Helianthus annuus cultivar XRQ/B chromosome 8, HanXRQr2.0-SUNRISE, whole genome shotgun sequence harbors:
- the LOC110870556 gene encoding uncharacterized protein LOC110870556; translation: MDPSWGASQFPFSGFQQTPNAFSQMSQLQQVQQYQALQQIMQRNTFEQLQSQSQPPVQPEDDDEEVVPESPPQELTRKKKKGKGKMVEPETAQKPRAKGRQWTKVEEEALAMAYAKASTCPIVGNNQSGSSFWKKTTDRFNAIMEHGEARDVESVSGKWRKMIKVVNAFNQIYNQIYLSPPSGSNE